The Spirochaetota bacterium genome has a segment encoding these proteins:
- a CDS encoding TetR/AcrR family transcriptional regulator: MGWKQERGNETAAKILDTAMDIFRETGTTRIPVVDLSERSGATAGSIYHHYGCMNGVAAALYIRSLSGLLKTIAKAVQRQNTPELVIRSLVKAYLSWTRKNPDEARFIHASTFQPYVRQYADEIAAARNLSMITIAAAIHSLADTGQFVKLPEFMYEMIIIGPAAETARRWLDGDPAVDIARAEKDLPDRILRALT, translated from the coding sequence ATGGGCTGGAAACAGGAACGGGGAAACGAAACCGCGGCAAAAATCCTGGATACCGCCATGGATATCTTCCGCGAAACAGGCACGACCCGCATCCCCGTGGTGGACCTGAGCGAACGTTCCGGAGCCACTGCCGGATCCATCTACCATCATTATGGATGCATGAACGGCGTTGCCGCGGCTCTCTATATACGGTCCCTCTCAGGCCTGCTCAAAACCATCGCCAAGGCGGTCCAACGGCAAAATACCCCGGAATTGGTCATCCGGTCCCTGGTGAAGGCGTATCTATCATGGACAAGAAAGAATCCGGACGAGGCAAGATTTATCCATGCGTCCACGTTCCAGCCTTATGTCCGCCAGTATGCCGACGAAATCGCAGCCGCAAGAAATTTATCCATGATAACAATCGCAGCCGCAATCCATTCCCTGGCCGATACGGGGCAATTTGTAAAGCTCCCTGAATTCATGTACGAAATGATCATCATCGGTCCGGCTGCAGAAACGGCGCGGCGCTGGCTGGACGGTGATCCCGCTGTCGATATCGCAAGGGCGGAAAAAGACCTGCCTGACCGTATCCTTCGGGCATTGACATAG
- the fliM gene encoding flagellar motor switch protein FliM: MTEILSQDEIDALLTAISTGEVDTTDYSAAKEQKKVKIYDFRRPDKFSKDHIRTLQMMHETFARLTTTALSAQLRALVGVHVASVDQLTYEEFIRSIPNPTTLAVINMDPLKGSAVLEIDPSITFTIIDKLFGGMGEATKISRELTDIELSVMEGIIVRILGNLREAWSNVIDLRPRLGNIETNPQFAQIVPPNDMVVLITLETKVGEVEGMTNLCIPYISIEPVISKLSAQYMYSSIRKGATDENLSVIQKRLETVILPVVAELGEVQVAVQEVLRLSVGDVIKLPDTKVGSDMTLKIGGRKKFKCRPGVVSSRMAIKIGERIEEVPDELLISKRSDDDF; encoded by the coding sequence ATGACCGAAATCCTATCACAAGATGAAATTGATGCCCTATTGACCGCAATTTCAACGGGCGAGGTGGACACCACTGACTATTCTGCAGCCAAGGAGCAGAAGAAGGTCAAGATATACGATTTCCGCCGCCCGGACAAGTTCTCGAAAGACCACATCCGCACCCTCCAGATGATGCATGAAACCTTTGCCCGGTTGACCACGACGGCCCTTTCGGCCCAGCTCCGGGCCCTGGTGGGGGTTCACGTGGCCTCTGTCGACCAGCTTACCTACGAGGAATTCATACGGTCGATCCCAAACCCCACGACCCTGGCCGTCATCAACATGGATCCCCTGAAGGGTTCGGCGGTCCTTGAGATCGACCCGTCCATCACCTTTACGATCATAGACAAGCTCTTCGGCGGCATGGGAGAAGCCACGAAGATCAGCCGGGAGCTCACCGATATCGAGCTTTCGGTCATGGAAGGCATCATTGTCCGCATCCTGGGGAATCTCCGGGAGGCATGGTCGAACGTTATCGACCTCCGGCCGCGGCTCGGCAATATCGAGACGAACCCGCAATTCGCCCAGATCGTCCCTCCCAACGACATGGTCGTTCTCATCACCCTGGAAACCAAGGTCGGCGAGGTGGAAGGGATGACGAACCTCTGTATTCCCTACATCTCCATCGAGCCGGTGATCTCGAAGCTGTCGGCGCAGTACATGTATTCCAGCATCAGGAAGGGCGCCACGGACGAAAACCTTTCGGTCATCCAGAAACGGCTCGAAACCGTCATCCTTCCCGTGGTGGCCGAGCTCGGCGAGGTTCAGGTCGCCGTGCAGGAAGTGCTCCGCCTGAGCGTCGGCGACGTCATCAAGCTGCCGGACACCAAGGTCGGGTCCGACATGACCCTGAAGATCGGCGGCCGCAAGAAGTTCAAGTGCCGGCCCGGCGTGGTGTCAAGCCGCATGGCGATCAAGATCGGCGAGCGCATAGAGGAAGTGCCGGATGAACTGCTGATTTCGAAGAGAAGCGACGATGATTTTTAA
- a CDS encoding divalent-cation tolerance protein CutA — MKIAGDLVSGGYAACVNIVPGLTSVYRWKGDICKDNELLLVIKSRGSLFDAISSRIKAMHPYEVPEIICYDITGGSEPYIQWLIDSTACL; from the coding sequence ATGAAAATAGCCGGGGATCTGGTTTCAGGGGGATACGCCGCCTGCGTCAATATTGTTCCAGGCCTTACATCGGTTTATCGATGGAAAGGGGATATCTGTAAAGATAATGAATTGCTTTTAGTTATCAAGAGCCGGGGTTCGCTCTTCGATGCGATTTCTTCACGGATAAAGGCAATGCATCCCTATGAAGTGCCTGAAATAATCTGCTATGATATAACCGGGGGGAGTGAACCCTATATACAGTGGCTTATAGATAGTACTGCCTGTTTATAA
- a CDS encoding SDR family NAD(P)-dependent oxidoreductase, whose protein sequence is MKGVAVVTGGNRGIGAAIALAMAERGYHVKIMCRSGERARTFIEEAAARRIGSIEWIAGDLGSIAGARDAAERIKRECPNLSVFIHNAGMWPLKLEFNEDGLEQSFVTNHLGPFIINILLEDLFTANRCRLVQVSAGLYLIGMKDYEAAAAGTNFSILRTYATTKLFNLICTMQFARLWEGKGVTFNAVHPGVVRTGLGDTGGALGLFLRCAKLLQLTPEEGARAPLRLADNAKFSGVTGKYFDRFREKDLAPIALDGAFNEGLREQAMKLGFGR, encoded by the coding sequence ATGAAAGGAGTGGCGGTGGTGACCGGCGGGAACAGGGGGATAGGAGCGGCCATTGCCTTGGCAATGGCTGAAAGAGGCTACCATGTCAAAATTATGTGCCGCAGCGGCGAGCGTGCTCGGACCTTTATCGAGGAAGCCGCTGCCAGGAGAATTGGATCCATCGAATGGATCGCGGGTGATCTGGGTTCAATAGCCGGCGCCAGGGATGCCGCGGAACGGATTAAAAGAGAGTGCCCAAACCTATCGGTATTCATCCACAATGCCGGTATGTGGCCCCTGAAACTGGAATTCAACGAAGATGGCCTGGAACAGTCCTTTGTCACCAATCACCTGGGACCTTTTATCATAAACATCCTCCTGGAGGATCTGTTCACCGCGAACCGCTGCAGGCTGGTCCAGGTTTCCGCCGGGCTTTATCTGATCGGCATGAAGGACTACGAGGCTGCCGCCGCCGGCACAAACTTCAGCATTTTGAGAACCTATGCCACGACAAAACTCTTTAATCTGATATGCACGATGCAATTCGCCCGGCTCTGGGAGGGGAAGGGCGTAACCTTTAACGCGGTCCATCCCGGCGTTGTACGGACCGGCCTGGGAGACACCGGCGGGGCCCTGGGCTTGTTCTTGCGCTGCGCAAAACTGCTGCAGCTTACACCCGAGGAAGGCGCCAGGGCGCCGTTAAGGCTGGCGGACAATGCGAAATTCAGCGGGGTCACCGGCAAATATTTTGATCGATTCAGGGAAAAGGATCTTGCGCCCATCGCCCTCGATGGCGCTTTCAATGAAGGACTCCGGGAACAGGCCATGAAACTTGGATTCGGCAGATAA
- a CDS encoding M23 family metallopeptidase, producing MNLNPFKETNLNDLQKNILQFLSDHLSSKQAMLKDWWKRFVTKGNERITIMFIPHSEKRIINFHVSIFAIAIIAGAVTATVTVTSVLIINHSSTIKEVSKLKKYGSNSKIQIKKYKEEINELYDIFQKFKPEITHLYSLTPGSDIDSLWAKGGVPNPDPPAFESGDGGENGNTSVTAPPIEILNIQEIERELKTTKKVLSKIKVFLEYRKKIIETTPSIWPVNGYIISRFGQRNSVNAAESEHHNGIDIEAFPGSEIRATAPGKISEIRWDPILGLVVSVKHKYGFTTAYSHCQRVSVEPDQQVAKGEVIGYVGRTGKTARYICHYEIIIGTEFVDPMPYLNKISRQ from the coding sequence ATGAACCTGAATCCTTTTAAAGAAACAAATCTGAATGATTTGCAGAAGAATATTCTGCAGTTCCTCTCAGACCATTTGAGCTCCAAACAGGCGATGCTAAAAGACTGGTGGAAGCGCTTTGTCACCAAGGGAAATGAGCGCATCACCATAATGTTCATCCCCCACTCCGAAAAGAGAATTATTAACTTCCACGTATCCATATTCGCCATCGCCATTATAGCCGGAGCGGTGACGGCGACGGTCACGGTGACGTCCGTGTTGATCATCAATCACTCGTCGACCATCAAGGAAGTCTCCAAGCTGAAAAAATACGGCTCCAATTCGAAGATCCAGATAAAAAAATACAAGGAAGAGATCAACGAACTCTATGACATCTTCCAGAAATTCAAGCCGGAAATCACCCACCTGTATTCGCTTACTCCCGGCAGCGACATTGATTCATTATGGGCCAAGGGCGGTGTCCCCAATCCGGACCCGCCGGCCTTTGAAAGCGGTGATGGCGGCGAAAATGGAAACACCAGCGTGACCGCCCCGCCCATCGAGATCCTGAACATCCAGGAAATCGAGCGGGAGCTGAAAACGACCAAGAAGGTCCTTTCTAAAATAAAAGTATTCCTGGAATACCGAAAAAAAATAATCGAAACCACCCCGTCAATATGGCCGGTCAACGGCTATATCATCTCCCGTTTCGGACAGCGCAATTCCGTTAACGCCGCCGAAAGTGAGCACCATAATGGGATCGATATCGAAGCATTCCCTGGTTCAGAGATACGGGCCACGGCACCGGGCAAGATAAGCGAAATCCGCTGGGACCCGATCCTTGGGCTTGTTGTCTCAGTGAAGCATAAATACGGTTTTACCACCGCCTACTCCCACTGCCAGCGGGTATCGGTAGAGCCGGACCAGCAGGTCGCCAAGGGAGAGGTCATCGGCTACGTGGGACGCACCGGAAAGACGGCGCGCTATATCTGCCACTATGAGATCATCATCGGCACCGAATTCGTCGATCCCATGCCGTACCTGAACAAGATATCACGGCAGTAA